The DNA sequence TATAGGGTTGTATACGATATAAGGGATAAAAAGCCTTTGGAGGATGTAATTAAGGCTTGTGAGGATGTTTTAAGGGTATACCCCTATGATGTTCAATACCTTCAGGAGCTAAACAGCCTTTATCTTTCTGCAGCCCAACAGGAAAAAGATACAAAAATCTGGATTTCAAAGACAAGGGATATAGCAAAGAGGCTTATCTTTGTAAATCCAAATTCTGATATAGGATATACGGTGCTTGCCATATCCTATTACCTTGAGGGAGGCTCTATGGATAAGGTTATTGAAAATTACAAAAAGGCAATTGAGTTAAACCCATATTCCGTAGATAGCCATTGCAATCTGGCTCAAACATATCAGAGGGAGGGGATGTTCAAAGAGGCAAAAGAGGAGTATAAAAAAGCCCTTGAGGCAGACCCTGAATGTGAAAGGGCTATTTCTGGGTTGAAAATCTTGGAAGCAAAAAATCTCTAAAATTGATAATTGCTTTAAGGAAGACATTTATACCAATCTGCTATCACCTTACAAGCAGGCTTTTTAAAAGGGGTAAATCCAGAGGGATCATCCTTTTCCTCCCAATGCCACCAATACATCCCATAAATCCAGCTCCTTTCTTTTGTAGCCTGAAATGTTGCCTCATAGCATAGGGCTTGCTCATCGTAATCTACCCTGGCCTTATCTTCTAATGCCCATGGTTTAATGCTTGCCCCATCAATTGAGGGAAATCCAATCTCGGTGAACAAAACAGGCTTTCCTATCTTCTTCTGCCATTTTTCTATGAGATTAAGCCAATATTCCCACTTTTTCTTTAATTGGGCAAGGGTTGGACAAGAAGATTGCGAAAGGGAAAAATATGGACAGATTCCTATATAATCCAATGCATCCCAGAACCTTATCTTTTGGATCTCTGGATAATAGGCAGAATATGTTAAAAACCCAGAAAATCTCTCTCGGGCAAGGGCGATAATATTTCTCCACATATCTTCCCTCTGGGATGTTCTCCATAATTCTGCTCCCACCACAAATCCCTCTGCATTACACTCCTCAGCCAGGTCTGCATAATGGCAGATCCAATATTTATAATATTCCTCCCATCTTTGCCAGCTAGCTTCACTTTTAAACTTTATATATGCACACCAACCATCTGTAAAAATGTGCGGCTTTAAGACTGTCTTCATTCCCAATGAATGTGCCTTTTTTATTATATCCTTCAAAGAAGAATCATCTGGGGTTAGCTTATCTTTATAGATTATGGGTGAGTCTTTGTCGCTTTTAAGCTCAAATACCAAGACAAGGTAATTAACATTAAGTTTCTTAAGATGCTCTATTGCCTCCCCTGCTTTTAAATCACCCTTCCTTAAACGATAGGTAAATGCCTTTTGATATTCTATTGCCTGCAAACCTCTGGCAAGAAAAAGGAGGAGAAATAAAATTCTCATTTTATCACGCCAATCTTTCCTATCCTTTTGTTAGAGGATACATCTTGGATAAGGTAGAGATAAACCCCTGAGGCAATATCTCTTACATCCCAGATTGCTTCGTTATTTTCCTCAGATAATCTTTCGAGTAACTCCCCGGCAATATTGAATATCTTTATTGTGCTTTCCTTGGGAAGATTAGAAAAATAGACCCTCTTTTCTCCACGATATACCCTTGCGGGATTGGGAAAGACAATTACACCATCAAGGCTTTGTTTTTGCAGGAAACATCCTGGGGCTAAAAGGCAGAGATGGGTTAGCGTTCCATAGATTGTATTGCCTAAAACATAGGAGGGAATCTCTTTCCAAATATCCTCTTTAAATACATATAGCCTTAAATTCTCTGTGATTGAGCCAAGCTGAATTTCGGGAATGATTAAAAATGGGCTAAAAATCTCACCTTGTGTCCCAAAAGCCCTTATTGAATAGCAAATCCCAAGGTGATTAGGAAGGGAGGATAAAAGAGATATTGTGCTTACATCATCAATTTTAAAATAGAATGGCCTTTCTGCTCCTTTAACCTTAAGGGTTAGGTTTCCATATCTTATGGCTTGTTCTCTTTCTGGATTTATTAAGACAAAGATTTGCCTCTCTAAGGTAGATGTTCCCAGTGATACACTAAGGGTAGCTATTCCATAATTGAAAGAATTTAAGATAGTAAAGCTTCCCTGGGTATAGGTAGCATTTGCCGGGATTGTTATTGTGCCAAGCGAGGTGGTTAATATACTAGAATCTGGGAGTAATACGGGGTTTTTATCCAAATCCTCAAGGAATATGGAAAGGGTAAAGGGAATATAGGTTGTAATTGTATCTGGGCATTCTATCCTTAAATGGTGTAAGGGATTTTCCTCTACATCAAAGAAACAATATCCATAGGCAATCAATTCCTCATCATTATTCTCCAATATCCCCAATCCTTGAGCTCTGACCCTTGACCCTTTACCTTTGACTCCTGACTCCTGACTCCTGACTCCCGACTCTTTAAGGTATATCCCATAAACAAGCTTATGCATTCCCGAATATTGGGTTTGAAATGGCGCCTTTACATTAAATGCATTCCTTCCCTCCTGAAATGAAAGATTTTCAGAAAATACCTCGCTATAATTTCCCTTTGGGTCTTCCATCCATCCCTTTATCCTTGCTTTATCTGAGAAATTGGAAAGGAAGATAAGTCTAAGTTCCATTGTATCTTTTTTCTTATAAACTTTTCTATCCAATTCTTCTTTAATTACCCTTGTCTCTTTCCCATAAACATCAAATGGCTTTTCAAAGGTATAGGTTCCTAGGCTATAGTAAAGGTAATAGGTGCCTGAAAAGAGATTTTTGGGCAAAACAAAGGTATCGGTGAATGTTTGGGTAATGTATTCTTCTCTGGAATAATCCAGACCATTGATGGTAAGTGTGCCTGGTATATTTGCCTTTGCATAGATGGTCATCGTTTCTCCCATTTTATAGACATCCTGATCAGTCCAGAGGGAAATAACCTCGTTTTCCTGGTTAAGGTATAATGAATTAAGGTGTATTGCCCTTCCTTCTTTTGTATAGATGCCATAGAAGAGCTTTTCTGAAAAACCTGTTACCTTAAAGGTAAAGGTAAGGGTATTGCTTCCATAAAGAGAAAATGCCCTTTCTTCTTCATATCCATTTAGTCTTACCTTAGCAAACATTGATAGGCTTCCCATTTTGCTTAAGTTGGTAATCCTTAAAGTAAGGGTAGCAGGGTCATCCAATTTGTAGAGGATTTTGTCTAAATAGGCAAGAAGTCCAATCTTTATTCCCCTAATATTTAAGGGAATCTCTATCCTCTTTTCATTTATCCTTAATTCTCCTGTAAATGTCCCATCCTCAAAGTCATCGGGAATAGAGAATGGAATCATTATTGTTTTTTCGCAATCAGAAGAGAGGAACAAGGAATCCTTAAAATCAATGAGGTCTAAAAGGGCAAAAGAAAAATCGCACCTATCCTCAACAAATCCAATGTTTTCAATGGTAAAGGTAAGGGTGGCAATTTCACCCACGATTAACCCTGGATAAGCAAGCTCCTTTAATCTGAAATCAGGGGTTAAAGAAAATATTTCCTCCCTTTTAAAAATACCTTCTCCATTATAAAGAACCTCTCCCATTATGGTATAGGTTCCTTTTGATACATTTGGCTCTAAGAGAAATGTATGGGTTCCTTTCTCTGCCTTTTTTATCTCTATTGCCTTTTCTTGTTTAAAGAATGAGGAAGAAAGGGCTAAATTTCCCATAAAATCATTTCCCCCTTGATTTGAAACAAAAACATCAACCTTTATCTTTTCATTTTCTTTTCCTAAAACCATATCCTCTATTCTGGCAAGATTATTCTTTGCTACCTTAAATTGCCTTGTTCCTGTGCCTCTAAAGTAATCATAAGAGAGCTTGTATGTTCCTGTGGAAAGCTCATAGACTAGTGTCCCTTCTATTTTACTACCTGCTTGCACAAAGAATGGCTGGATGAGCAAAACAGAATCCCCTTGAATTTTAACCTTTGACTTCTTTCCCTCCTTTGTGCCTTTGTGCCTCTGTGCCTCTGTGCCTATAATAATCTTTGCTGCTTTGCACCAATTATTTCCAAAGGCTTTTTTATTGCCTTCTTTTTCAAGCTTAAAACTAACCTCAAACTCCGAATCCATCTTCCCCTTATTTTCTAAAGCAAAGGGAAGCTCAATAAATGGGTAAGGATATACTGGCTCGGGATTTAGAGAAAGTTCCACTTTTTCCCCAAATTCTACAAACTTAGTCCAGATTCCTACCACATCACCCGAGAGAACTACGGTAATTGTCCCATCCTCTAAAATACTAAACCATTGTTCTATTATCTTGCTTTCTCCTCCCTCAATGCTTATACTTCCCTTTGTGATTAGCCCTTGAAGATTAAGGGAAAAATCCAGGTCTATCCTTCTTTTTCCCTTGTTCTTAAATAAAATAGAAAGGCTTTGTGTTCCCCTTCCTACAACCTCAGAGGAGATTATAGAAACATCAAGGCTTGGTTGCTCAACAATTATTCTTTCGCTAATTTTAACCTCCTTTACTTCCCCTTTAAGCATAAATGACGAATCTGCGGTTTTTGTTGCCACAAACAAATAGCTTGCTTGGGGAGATAAGGTAAATGAAGCGGTAAACAACGGCTCATTATTGCACATTAAGT is a window from the bacterium genome containing:
- a CDS encoding T9SS type A sorting domain-containing protein, which codes for KITQEVEKFPDILASPIAVDKDYVWFATYKGAYRYDKANDTFERFGEEVGLVNIYAVAADENSVWFGGANGAYRYDKINKIWRHYTPENSRLGISYIAEIGIDAESVWFRDDYSATRYYKYSEDGNNILFKQEIPINIEKGETNKQEIEIGTLSAKGKLYLEASLSSSLSQNIALPVIYPFYIFPSAIELFLAPDKKIYWPGEIITIFGTVSNKGTVSEELNLNLMCNNEPLFTASFTLSPQASYLFVATKTADSSFMLKGEVKEVKISERIIVEQPSLDVSIISSEVVGRGTQSLSILFKNKGKRRIDLDFSLNLQGLITKGSISIEGGESKIIEQWFSILEDGTITVVLSGDVVGIWTKFVEFGEKVELSLNPEPVYPYPFIELPFALENKGKMDSEFEVSFKLEKEGNKKAFGNNWCKAAKIIIGTEAQRHKGTKEGKKSKVKIQGDSVLLIQPFFVQAGSKIEGTLVYELSTGTYKLSYDYFRGTGTRQFKVAKNNLARIEDMVLGKENEKIKVDVFVSNQGGNDFMGNLALSSSFFKQEKAIEIKKAEKGTHTFLLEPNVSKGTYTIMGEVLYNGEGIFKREEIFSLTPDFRLKELAYPGLIVGEIATLTFTIENIGFVEDRCDFSFALLDLIDFKDSLFLSSDCEKTIMIPFSIPDDFEDGTFTGELRINEKRIEIPLNIRGIKIGLLAYLDKILYKLDDPATLTLRITNLSKMGSLSMFAKVRLNGYEEERAFSLYGSNTLTFTFKVTGFSEKLFYGIYTKEGRAIHLNSLYLNQENEVISLWTDQDVYKMGETMTIYAKANIPGTLTINGLDYSREEYITQTFTDTFVLPKNLFSGTYYLYYSLGTYTFEKPFDVYGKETRVIKEELDRKVYKKKDTMELRLIFLSNFSDKARIKGWMEDPKGNYSEVFSENLSFQEGRNAFNVKAPFQTQYSGMHKLVYGIYLKESGVRSQESGVKGKGSRVRAQGLGILENNDEELIAYGYCFFDVEENPLHHLRIECPDTITTYIPFTLSIFLEDLDKNPVLLPDSSILTTSLGTITIPANATYTQGSFTILNSFNYGIATLSVSLGTSTLERQIFVLINPEREQAIRYGNLTLKVKGAERPFYFKIDDVSTISLLSSLPNHLGICYSIRAFGTQGEIFSPFLIIPEIQLGSITENLRLYVFKEDIWKEIPSYVLGNTIYGTLTHLCLLAPGCFLQKQSLDGVIVFPNPARVYRGEKRVYFSNLPKESTIKIFNIAGELLERLSEENNEAIWDVRDIASGVYLYLIQDVSSNKRIGKIGVIK